Genomic segment of Paenibacillus sp. FSL R5-0623:
AATTCAACCCATCCTCTTTGCCGTCTTGAAGACTTGTCTTTACCACTGAAATCAACCGTACGGAGCAAATACATGAACCCTGCGGCAAAACCCACGGCGAAGAATGCTTCACCAAGTGCAGCCAACGTCACGTGAATTTTCAGCCAGATGGACTGAAGTGCCGGGATTAACGGCTGTACCTCCTGAGGAAATACAGCAGCGTAAGCCATTATAATGATGGTAAGTGGTAAGGCAAACAAACCAAGTAGTGACTTCCGATATATGGCGTATACAACGATAAATGCAACCATGATCATCATGGACAGAAAAGACATAAACTCGTACATGTTACTAACCGGGATATGCCCTGCCCCAGCCCATCGTGTTGCAAAAAATACAAGATGTGCTGCCAAAGCGACAGTCGAGGCAATGAAAGCTCGTTTACCCCAGCGATTCATATGGTCCAGAGGATCACGATTGCTCCATTTTTTGCCCATTACCGCAACACCATATAAAAAGAATGCGGCACAATAGAGAAAGAAAGCTACGATAAATGCGTCGCTGCTGAAATCCAATAAATTCATGCTTGGTTCCCCCCGTTATCCAACGACTTCTCTTCCACTTCCAAATTCATTTGTTTCAAAACAGCCGCGACTTCACGCCTGAAGCCAAACCAGTTTTTGTTGGTATGTCCACCCAAGGTAAGCTGTTGATCATCAAAACGAATCCAGATGCGGCGATGATGCCAATAAAAACCCATGACCAGACCCAACATGACAATGCCGGCTCCTACCCACACGAAAGGCATTGCTTTATCCACGCGTATATTGAGATAACTTACGGATTGAATAATATCAACCTTGTCCATGCTGTCTACTTCCAACTGTAAAGGAATCTCTGCTCCAATCAGCTGTTGGTTAATTGCATCCTGCTGAAACCGTTGCTTATCAATCTGCTTCGCAAAATAAAGATATTGTATCCCCTCTTCCGGCAGATTCGGTCCCTTAATGAGAAAGAGAAAAGCAGGTGCATTAGGTGAAGGCGATTTTGATTTGGGCTGACCATTCTCATCCAATCCAAAGTCCATGAACTTTTCCTTTACGGTCAGTTCATAAGGACCCGCTTCAAATGTTTTTTGGGTATCGACCATATCAATCTTAATCGCCCCATATACTTCACCAGTCTTTGTATTGACCAGATCCGGCGTTACGGACCGAATGGTGGGTGTTAGATCATAATCAAACTGATATGCTTTCAGACCGTTATAATTTAATGGATGATTCACACGAACATCATGTCTGGCCACCTCAGCCAATTGAGGTTTTTTCGAAAGATCCGAACAATCTGCTGTACATTCATATAAAACAACTTTTGTTTCGAACAGTTTTGGAACGGTCTTATTCAGGTTACGGAATTGCTCAGGTACTTCTTCCTCACTGTAAAATTCAACATTAAACTGTTCATTTTTCAGATACATCGACGTATTCGGGATCTTTTTGATCTCACCTTCTGGAAAAGCAACATGCTCATCCAGATTCAGGCCAGGTAGCCCTCGTGCGAGCACCGCCAGCAGAAATATAATGAGTCCAATATGGATGACATATGGGCCCCATCGACTGAATCGCTGTTTCTCGGCGAGCAAAGCATCACCCTGGGTGTGCACTCGGTAGCCTTTCTTTTTAAGCGGCGTAACCGCTTTCTTAATCCAGTCTTCTGGTGCCTCTTCGATAGATCCTTGGTACACCAGACGCTGTCTCGTCAGAAATTGCGTATGTTTACGTATTTTCTGTTTATTCAGTGCTTTGTAGAGCGGTAGGACGCGATCCAGACTGCATATCACCAATGATGCCCCAATCAGCACCAACAGCAAGATAAACCACCAGGATTCGTATGTATGGGATAAACCCAACAGATAATAGATATGACCCAACTGACCGTATGTTTCTTTGTAATACACGGAAGGATCAATATTCAAGAATGTACTTTCTTGCGGATAGATCGTACCAAGCATAGAACCTACAAGCGTGAAAACAATCATATAGACGGCAATTTTGACGGATGAAAAAAAGTTCCATATGCGGTCAATGATGTTGGGATTACTGCGCTGTGAACGGCGCGCCATGCCATCATAACGCATTTCCAGCACTTCATTCGATTTAGCTTCAGACTCCAGTATCGGTTTCCCACATGCTTCACATAGTACAGTGCCAACCGGATTCTGGTGTCCGCACTCACATTTGGTATTTTGGAACACGAATAGACCTCCTATCAGGGCTGCTTCGCCAGTTGCGAAATTTGAGCGTCAAGTGTGTCCAAATCAAGTTGCCCGATATGAATGGTAGAGATTTTGCCCGTGTCGGATACAAAAAATGTTGTTGGCATCGGAGAGATCCCAAAATCACGAACCGAGTTTTTCTCACGGTCTAACATGATTGGAAACGTAACCCCAACCTGCCGTACAAAATTATCCACGGTCATCTGGTCTTCTCCAACATTAATTCCGACAAACTGTACTCCTCGGTCCTTCCATTTGTCAGCTTGCGCCTGAAGTGCAGGCATTTCTTTAACACAAGGTTCACACCAAGTGCCCCAGAAATTGATCACCATTGCTTTTCCTTTGTACTCATCAGACGTATGAACTTGACCATCCAGGCCCAGCAGTTCAAAAGAAGGAGACTTATCCCCTTCCTTTGGCTTGCCATTCGAGCCGGATACCGATGTGGTAATCGCATATCCGCCCAACACCAGGATCAATAACAAAATGACGATTTGCACCGTTCTTCTTGATTTGCCCATGTGCTGCTCCCCTTTTAAGTGACTGTAGCATTCGCATCTTATTGGTCTAAGACAACTGTGAACATCCTATGAACAATTATAGCGAATTTCGTCACAAAACTGCGGCGGTTTTATGAAAATTATGTGTCCTCACATTACCTTTTTTTCATTTTTTTGGCTGGTTCTGATTGTGCGAGGGTAATCAGGTTGTTGATTTCCTCTTTGGTCAGATGACGTGTCAGACCACGTTTCAGGTTTTGTAGCAAAATACCACCAAACGAAATCCGTTTCAGACGGGTTACCGGATGATTGATTGCCTCGAACATACGTCTAACCTGACGGTTACGCCCTTCATAGATCGTAATGGAAATGACCGACTCATTGGCCGCTGTATCGACATCTTTGTACTCTACCTCTGCAGGAGCAGTCATGCCGTCATCCAGCATAATGCCTGTCTTTAATTTCTCCAGAGCTGTACCATGTGGCACACCTTTGACCGTTGCGTGATACGTTTTGGGTACGTGATGCTTCGGATGCGTCAGCAAATGTGCAAACTCACCATCATTGGTAAGGATCAATAAGCCCTCTGTGTCATAATCCAGACGACCTACAGGATATACGCGTTCCTTGACACCTTTCAGGTAGTCGGATACAATTTTCCGACCTTCCGGGTCAGATGCACTTGTGATTACACCTTTTGGCTTGTTCAACATCAAATACACTTTTTTCTCACTGCGGATCGGTTTTCCATTAACCGTAATCATATCCTCTTCGGGGTTCGCTTTTGTACCCAGTTCGGTTACGACCTCCCCGTTAACTTCTACTTTGCCGGACAGGATTAGTTCCTCGCTTTTGCGGCGGGATGCAATGCCTGCCTGTGCGATAATTTTTTGTAATCTTTCCATGTTTGTCATGTCACCTCACACTAATGATACCCATCCAACAGGGAAATCACAAGGATAATCCAAGGATTTTGTTAACTGGCGACACGAATATGCATTTTAGGCTACCTCCCCCTTTGAGATTGACGCAAAAAAAGCCTGCCTTTACACGACCTGTTGAACACAGATGGCGTAAAGATAAGCCTTTTCCTCAAATCATTTAATTGGAAACTTTACCGGCAACTGCAACTTGTTTTTTGGCAGGTTTAGTACTCTCTTTAATGAAAGTCTCCAATGTCTTGGAAGTAATATAATAGGTACGTCCACCGTACACAAATGTCATCATACCAATGACCCGGTTGTTCTGATCCAGAACAGGGCCACCTGAATTACCTTGTGCCATGGATTTCACAATACTGCCGATTCCCTTTTTACCTGGAACGTCCGAAGCTTGAGAACTGAACACTCTGCTTTTGGCAATCGTATTGTAGGTTGAAGGAAAATCTTCATCCAGGATGACAAGATCACCAGCAGGATTTTTGGGGAATCCAATCGTATAGACAACCTGGTTATCCCTTGCATTAGCAAATGTGACCGGTTGGGCATCTATTTCCTTGTCCAGCTTCAGCAGTGCCATGTCTGTGCCTGGATCTGTCTTAATAATCTTTGCCTTTACAGGCTTACTAAGGGAACCCGGGCTTGCAACAGTCAGTGTACCTTCATCACCATCAGACAGTTCAGCAAAACTCTGAACGACATGGTAATTCGTGAGCACTTCATCCTTCGAGATCAGTATTGAGGTACCAACATCATAATATACCATATCGGGTTCATCCTGCTTGACCAAACGTACATTCACGACTGGAAAAGAATCTGCCGTTACTGCCATTTGTGCACGCAGCTGTTTGTCGAAGTACCCTGTAAAATGTATCGTCTGAACGGCTTGAGCTGCCGCCAGCCCCGTTGACCCTGCGAGCATTGCAATAGCAAGCACGCCTGTCATTCCGACACGGAGCATTCGTTTCCAACTCTTCTGCATGTCTCACTCTCCTCCGCTATTATTCTAGCATATCTAATATATCGGAAGGAAAGGAGATATCTTTTAACCAAAAACGAGCAAACAAATGGCGAGGGCAGCAATAAAACCAATGACATCGGAAAACAACCCTACTTTGAGTGCATATCGACCGTTCCGTATGCCTACAGCCCCAAAATAAACAGTCAGCACATATAACGTGGTGTCTGTACTCCCCTGAATCGTAGATGCCATACGTCCAATCATGGAGTCAGGGCCATGGGTTTTGATCAGATCGGTTGTAAACGCCAGAGAGCCTGTCCCCGTTAAAGGACGCAGTATTCCGAGTGGCAACACTTCGCCTGGAACACCCATCCAGGACACCAGAGGAGCGAACAGGCTAATCACAAAATCCAGTGCACCCGAGGCACGAAATACGCTGATTGCGACCATCATGCCCACGAGATGCGGAATAATACTGATTGCAGTAGAGAATCCATCCTTGGCCCCATCAACAAAGGATTCGTAAACCGGGACCTTTTTGGTAAACGCATATAATGGAACAAACGCGATAATAACCGGGATGGCCCAGACGGAGATCCAGTTGATGAAGGTTAACAAAGGTGCTCATCCTTTCATGCCGGGATTGCCACTTTTCTGTATGCGCGGCGGTTTGTGTAATGCCCTGTTCCGATACCAGCGATCGGCGATTATAGCAGCAAGTGTAGCGATAATGGTAGCCATCAATGTTGTTCCCACAATCTCTGTAGCATTGGCGGAATGATAGTTTAAGCGGATTGCGATCAGCGTTGTCGGAATAATGGTAATACTAGCCGTATTCAGAGCCAGTAAGGTGCACATGGCAGGAGACGCTGTTTGTTTGTCCGGATTAAGCTCCTGCAGCTGTTGCATGGCTTTGATTCCCATCGGAGTAGCCGCATTTCCTAGCCCCAGCAGATTGGCACTCATATTAGAGAGAATATAACCCATCGCCGGATGATTTTTGGGCACATCGGGGAACAGGAAGCCAACAACCGGACCGAGCAGCTTGGCAATCCGGGCCAGGAGACCCGCATCTTCAGCCATTTTCATCATGCCCATCCAGAACACTAGCACACTAATCAGTCCAAAACAGACCGTGACTCCCGTTGCCGCCCCATCAAAAGCTGCTTGCGTAACCACTTCGATATTGCCGTTGACGGCTGCAAAAGCAAATCCGATTAAAATCATGAGCAGCCAAATTAAATTAATCACGGATCATATCCTCCCTTCAATGGCGATTTAGCTAAGGAGACAATAGATGGCTTAACACGGCACGCCATGCAGCTGCCCAGGAAGAGACATCACCGACTCCACCCAGTGTTGCATCTTCTGTCTTCGGTTCAGGAGGAATATAACTGCCTTTGCGATACACGGGAATTGAGCCAACAAGTTTGCCGTCAAGCTGCATATCAATGCGACCTGCCAACCCGAACGAAGGATCTGTCGATTGTTCCTTGCCTTCCGTTTCCGACTGTCCTCGATTTTCGTGTAGTATCAATTTCTTGGTCAATGAGCCTTGTTCACTCTTAGCCAGTGGGTACCAGAATCCCCGGCCCGTAACGACATCCGTATTTTGCACAGGCTGTTCTTGCTTGGCGACCTCTACCAATGGGAAGTATTCAAACCCGAAATCTAGCATCCGAGCATGATCGTTCCAATCGTTTCCGTCGTTCAGCGTTACCGCGGCGAGCTGCTGTCCATTACGTGTAGCGGAGCTGACCAAACATCTGAAAGCTTTTTTTGTGTAGCCGGTCTTCACTCCATCCGCACCTTCGTACATCCGCAGCATTTTATTTTTATTGTGCCAAGAGTATTCCCAGCTTTCATTGGGATTCGGTGCGGATTTGTCCTCCGTGGCTACGATTCGTTTGAACACCGGATTGTGCAAGGCATATGCCGTTAATCGGGCCAAGTCATTGGCTGTAGAATAGTGACCTTCTGCATCCAGTCCATGAGGGTTCATAAAATGGGAATGCGTCAGACCGATTTGCTCCGCCTTTTTGTTCATTAACAGGACAAAGCCTTCTTCCGATCCACCTACATGTTCCGCTATTGCAGAGGCCGCATCATTGCCTGAACGGAGCATTAGCCCGTACAACATGTTCTCCAGCGTCATCTCTTCACCTAACTTGAGATAGAGAGATGATCCTTCTTTGGCAAAAGCAGTGGGCGTCACTTTAACTTTTTCATCCAGCTTGCTGTGTTCAATCGCTACGATCGCTGTCATGATTTTGGTCAAGCTGGCAATCCGCAGTTCTTTATCCCCATCCTTGCTGTATAAGATCCGGCCTGATGTCACATCAATGAGAGCAGCGCTTTGCGCATGTGTAGACGGACCTTGAATTGTTGCCTGGGCTTGAGTAACTCCAAATGAAGACAGCAAGAAGACAGGGATAAGCATGCATGCAATGACTTTCGTTATTTTTCGCATCAATTCATTCCTCCGGGTCACTTGGAATCTTGTACTATCTTATGTCCGGACAACTTGGAGTATGTCCCATCAGGCAAAAACAGCAAATATCCCTCACCGCTTGAATGCGGGAGGGATCATGACGAAATGATTCAGCTATACGTTGATGGATCTGGTGTAACGGGTACATCTGATGTATTCGTTTGTGTTGTATTACGTTGGAACATGCCCTGGATTCGGTCAAGAACATAAGGGGTAGAGTCAATGAGCTTCTCAAACAAATGCGTGGAGTTATCGAGTGGTACAATGTGTACCCCTTGTTTACCAACGACAAGAAATGCGATTGGGCGTATGGAAACTCCACCACCACTACCTCCACCAAAAGGTGAAGATACAGAGGCATGCTCTGTCTTCGCTCCTGTCGTGGAACCAGTCTCCTTGTTCTTTTCATCATTCACGCGAAAATCGCTACCACCTGCTGCAAATCCGAAACCCACTTTACTGATCGGCAGAATGACTGTACCGTCAGGTGTTTCAACTGCATCGCCAACGATAGTATTGACATCCACCATGGCCTTGATATTTTCCATTGCAGTTTCCATTAAGCCTTGAATTGGATGATCTGACATCTGAATTCCCTCCAGTTTCAATGTAAGCTAGGTTTGATCTAACCATATGATCCCCAAACACCAGGGGACTTATGTAACAAATGCATTTTATCCATATCCTGCGATTTCTCAGTCTCATCTGTGCTAAAATGTGTAACGAGTGTTCTACACATCACTGTACCCATCAGAAACTGCCAGTCCAAATTGAGAAAACATGAACGAATAACACATCGCTGTCTTCAAAGAGTTACGGTTTTGCCCCTTCAAGCTTTTGTTTCTCCTTGTGTTTACGACGCTGCTCCCGCAGTAGCTTGAACCACATCCGCCATCCACCCTCGACTTGTAACACTCGGGTTAATAACCTTATTCCTGCAACCATAATGGCTGTAATCCGGATCTTCAATCGGAATTCAAGTTCCGTCCGGAACTCCATCTCATCTGACCATACCGGTATAACTTCAAGCATTGGCGTCTTTTCAAACTTAACCTGATAGGTCAGAAAACCAATGATAATGGACTTGATTCCCCATACCCAACCCGTAAGGACAGCCGTATACGCTGCATCACTTACCCCGATGTGAGTAGACCAGGACAGTTGAGTCATATGTACGCGTGTGAGTGTTTGCTTAAGCCACAGCTTGAGCGCGTCCGTTGCCCTAAGCATGATTTTCACATCTTTAGCCCACTTCTTGACTTTGCGTTTGTTGACCCTCTCGCTTCCCTGGACCTCCCCTCTCGAATGATTCATGGATTGTTCGGTCTTGACCAGAAAACCTTCCTTCATATTGCGAAAAACAATACTCGGGATCTCATAGTTAATCCGCACAATTCCATAGAGAAGACGAACATTAATATTGGCGTAATCATCACTTTTATGTTTACTGAATGTAAAATGTACATGAACATTTGAGATGAGGACTGCGGCAATCAGCAATGCGAACAACAAACCGATTCCTCCAAGCCAAACCCACACAGGCCTTACCTCCAAGCCCTCAATTCTTTTTCTCGTCTAGTATGGCACTTTGAATAGGAAAAAATTCACGTCTGACCTAAAAATCCCATTTCATATTTGTTTGGAAAATGTTTTACACACCGTTTATCTAAAAACAATGCGCAAAAAAACCGACTCCACTGATGGGTGTCGGTTAGTATGAGCTTGCAAATTAGAGTGAAGAATCCATATTATCGTCTTCGCTGTCGATATGACTTAGATCATCCGCCGGATCAGCACTTTCCGGTTCCAGTTGTTGCAAATCCAGTTTGTTGAATAACAGTTGTGTCTCTTCTTCCAGGTTTTCCGAATCTTCGAACAAGCCTGGTTCCGGAAGGTCTTTAATTGAAGCCAGTCCGAAATAATCCAGGAATGACTTGGTCGTTCCGTACAAAATTGGTCGTCCGATCGCCTCGGCTCGTCCCACTTCAATAATCAGATCCTTATTCACAAGCGTATGAATGGCCCGCTCCGATTTTACACCGCGGATTTCCTCAATCTCTACCCGTGTAATGGGCTGCCGGTACGCTACAATAGCCAGCGTCTCCAGAGCCGCTTGGGATAAGGAAGTGCGTGCTGGAGAGTATGCCAGTTTCTCAAAATACACAGCATGCTCAGGCAAGGTGCCCAACTGAACTACACCCGCGATCTTGAGAATCTGTACACCTCGTCCCTGCTGTGAAAATTCATGAATCATCTCCTCAATCGCGTCCGTTACAAGCTCCACTCGCTGGTCGACGATCTCGGCGATTTGTTTGATACTCAGACCTTCTTCTCCGGACAAAAACAGCAGGCCTTCAATAATCGATTTCAATTTCGGAAAATCCATGATTCTTTGTTTCCCCTCTCCACTCCATAACGATATCCTCAAACATCCGTTCCTGATAACAGACAATCTGCTTCATCTTCATCAGTTCCAGCACCGCCAGAAAAGTGACAACAATCTCATGGCGATAGATATGCTCATCCATCAACTTGGAGAATAACAGTCTGCCTCCCGGCCCCATACTTTCCAAAGCGCCGATGACATCCCGTATCCGGTCCTTAACCGAAATCTCATCCCGTTTGATTCGGGTTACAGTTGTGCGCTTCTCAGCCTTGCGTAGCGCCTTCTGAAAGGCTGCAATCAGGTCAGAGGTGTGTAAACCCTCAACCGGGTTCGATTGGGCTTCTACGGGCATATAGGGGCGCAGATCCTCGGGCTCTTTGGAAAATATAAGGCTGCGTTCCCACTCCCGTTCATGAAGATGACGCGCAATTCCCTTATACTTGCGATATTCTATCAGACGTGCAATCAGCTCTGCACGTGGATCATAATCTTCTTCTTCCATAAAATCATAATCCTCAAAGTCCTCAATTACCGGTGGTTTGGGCAGTAAAAGTTTGCTCTTGATCGACAGCAATGTTGCTGCCATGACCAGAAATTCACTCGTAATATCCAGTTCCAGTTCCTGCATCGAATGCAGATACGCCATGTATTGATCGGTAATATCGCTGATGGGAATATCCTGGATATGAATTTCAGCCTTATCAATCAGATGAAGCAGCAGATCCAAAGGCCCTTCAAAAGTCTCCAGTTTGTATGTAACTACCGTCACTAGACGAATCCTCCCGCCAGAAAAATACAAAACCCTGCTAAGCCGTCCGAATCCGGTTTCCCGTGTTCGTCTGCGCAAAGCAGGGCACTACTATTAAATAAGCACTATTTTAGCTGTTTCGTCAAGTTTGCCATCTCAATTGCCGCCGTAGCTGCATCCCAACCTTTGTTACCCGCCTTGGTTCCGGCACGTTCAATTGCTTGTTCAATATTTTCTGTTGTAACCAGACCAAAGATTGTAGGCACGCCAGTTTTCAGGTTAATTGCCGCTACCCCTTTAGCCATCTCGTTGCACACATAATCGTAATGCGTAGTGGACCCACGAATGACAGTTCCCAAGGTAATTACTGCATCATACTTGCCACTCTCCGCCATTTTCTGCGCTATTAAAGGAATTTCGAACGCACCTGGAACCCAGGCTACATCCACTTCCTCATCCTTCACGCCGTGACGTTTGAATGCATCGAGCGCTGCGCTAAGCAATTTGCTCGTGATGAATTCGTTGAAACGTCCAACAACAACTCCATATCTTAATCCTTCTGATACTAAATGTCCTTCAAAAAATTGTGCCATTCATGTCATCTCCCTAACGGTATAATGTAATGTAAGTAACGGAAATCCCTAATCAATCTCTTCCATAAATTACATGGTGAACGTTATTCATCTAAAATTATTTACTCTTCGTTCTGCTCGATATCATCAAACTTGAGCATATGCCCCAACTTGGCTTGCTTGGTGTGAAGATAAACCGTATTGTCCTCGTTCTCCTCCATCTGGATCGCGACACGCTCTACCACTTCAAGTCCATATCCTTCAAGGCCTTTAATTTTACGAGGGTTGTTAGTTAACAGTCTGATCTGACGAACTCCAAGGTCTTTTAGAATTTGAGCGCCAATTCCGTAATCACGCAAGTCGGCAGCAAAACCCAAACTCAGGTTTGCGTCAACAGTATCCATACCTTCCTCTTGCAGCTTATAGGCTTTGAGCTTGTTGATCAGCCCAATCCCCCGACCTTCCTGTCTCATATATAACAGTACGCCATTGCCTTCCTCGTGAATCTGTTTGAGTGCCGCATCAAACTGCGGACCACAGTCACAACGATGCGAATGGAATACATCACCTGTCAAACATTCAGAGTGCACACGTACAAGCACAGGTTTCGAACCATCAATTTCTCCTTTGACCAAAGCCACGTGTTCCTTATTGTCCACAGCATTTGTATAAGCCACCGCTTGAAACTCACCAAAGTCCGTTGGCATGCGTACAGCCACTTCACGTTGAACCAGCTGCTCTTTTTCGTTACGATAACGAATCATGTCCTGAATACTGATCAGCTTCAGATCATGTTTACGGGCAATCTCCTGCAGATCCGGAAGTCTGGCCATCGTGCCATCTTCCTTAATCACTTCACAGATAACGCCAGCAGGGTAGGAACCACACATGATAGCGAGATCTACTGCAGCTTCCGTATGTCCGGCACGCCGAAGTACACCGCCGTCTTTTGCAATCAACGGGAACATGTGACCAGGCTTACGGAAGTCCCCGGCTTTCGCCTCAGGATCAATCAGACCTTTCACAGTAATAGAGCGTTCATGTGCCGAGATACCTGTTGTCGTATCTTTGTGGTCCACAGAGACGGTGAAGGCTGTTCCATGGAAATCCGTATTTTGTTGAACCATTGGTTTCAGGTTAAGTTCGTCCGCACGTTGTTGTGTAATCGGAACACAGACCAGACCTCTACCTTCAGTAATCATGAAATTAATGACTTCAGGTGTCGCCTTTTCGGCCAAAGCGATAAAATCGCCTTCATTCTCCCGATCTTCATCATCCACAACAATGACGGGTTTACCACGCATAAGATCAT
This window contains:
- a CDS encoding cytochrome c biogenesis protein ResB, which translates into the protein MFQNTKCECGHQNPVGTVLCEACGKPILESEAKSNEVLEMRYDGMARRSQRSNPNIIDRIWNFFSSVKIAVYMIVFTLVGSMLGTIYPQESTFLNIDPSVYYKETYGQLGHIYYLLGLSHTYESWWFILLLVLIGASLVICSLDRVLPLYKALNKQKIRKHTQFLTRQRLVYQGSIEEAPEDWIKKAVTPLKKKGYRVHTQGDALLAEKQRFSRWGPYVIHIGLIIFLLAVLARGLPGLNLDEHVAFPEGEIKKIPNTSMYLKNEQFNVEFYSEEEVPEQFRNLNKTVPKLFETKVVLYECTADCSDLSKKPQLAEVARHDVRVNHPLNYNGLKAYQFDYDLTPTIRSVTPDLVNTKTGEVYGAIKIDMVDTQKTFEAGPYELTVKEKFMDFGLDENGQPKSKSPSPNAPAFLFLIKGPNLPEEGIQYLYFAKQIDKQRFQQDAINQQLIGAEIPLQLEVDSMDKVDIIQSVSYLNIRVDKAMPFVWVGAGIVMLGLVMGFYWHHRRIWIRFDDQQLTLGGHTNKNWFGFRREVAAVLKQMNLEVEEKSLDNGGNQA
- a CDS encoding redoxin family protein, with the translated sequence MGKSRRTVQIVILLLILVLGGYAITTSVSGSNGKPKEGDKSPSFELLGLDGQVHTSDEYKGKAMVINFWGTWCEPCVKEMPALQAQADKWKDRGVQFVGINVGEDQMTVDNFVRQVGVTFPIMLDREKNSVRDFGISPMPTTFFVSDTGKISTIHIGQLDLDTLDAQISQLAKQP
- a CDS encoding pseudouridine synthase is translated as MERLQKIIAQAGIASRRKSEELILSGKVEVNGEVVTELGTKANPEEDMITVNGKPIRSEKKVYLMLNKPKGVITSASDPEGRKIVSDYLKGVKERVYPVGRLDYDTEGLLILTNDGEFAHLLTHPKHHVPKTYHATVKGVPHGTALEKLKTGIMLDDGMTAPAEVEYKDVDTAANESVISITIYEGRNRQVRRMFEAINHPVTRLKRISFGGILLQNLKRGLTRHLTKEEINNLITLAQSEPAKKMKKR
- a CDS encoding serine protease gives rise to the protein MQKSWKRMLRVGMTGVLAIAMLAGSTGLAAAQAVQTIHFTGYFDKQLRAQMAVTADSFPVVNVRLVKQDEPDMVYYDVGTSILISKDEVLTNYHVVQSFAELSDGDEGTLTVASPGSLSKPVKAKIIKTDPGTDMALLKLDKEIDAQPVTFANARDNQVVYTIGFPKNPAGDLVILDEDFPSTYNTIAKSRVFSSQASDVPGKKGIGSIVKSMAQGNSGGPVLDQNNRVIGMMTFVYGGRTYYITSKTLETFIKESTKPAKKQVAVAGKVSN
- a CDS encoding spore maturation protein, giving the protein MLTFINWISVWAIPVIIAFVPLYAFTKKVPVYESFVDGAKDGFSTAISIIPHLVGMMVAISVFRASGALDFVISLFAPLVSWMGVPGEVLPLGILRPLTGTGSLAFTTDLIKTHGPDSMIGRMASTIQGSTDTTLYVLTVYFGAVGIRNGRYALKVGLFSDVIGFIAALAICLLVFG
- a CDS encoding nucleoside recognition domain-containing protein, whose product is MINLIWLLMILIGFAFAAVNGNIEVVTQAAFDGAATGVTVCFGLISVLVFWMGMMKMAEDAGLLARIAKLLGPVVGFLFPDVPKNHPAMGYILSNMSANLLGLGNAATPMGIKAMQQLQELNPDKQTASPAMCTLLALNTASITIIPTTLIAIRLNYHSANATEIVGTTLMATIIATLAAIIADRWYRNRALHKPPRIQKSGNPGMKG
- a CDS encoding D-alanyl-D-alanine carboxypeptidase family protein — its product is MRKITKVIACMLIPVFLLSSFGVTQAQATIQGPSTHAQSAALIDVTSGRILYSKDGDKELRIASLTKIMTAIVAIEHSKLDEKVKVTPTAFAKEGSSLYLKLGEEMTLENMLYGLMLRSGNDAASAIAEHVGGSEEGFVLLMNKKAEQIGLTHSHFMNPHGLDAEGHYSTANDLARLTAYALHNPVFKRIVATEDKSAPNPNESWEYSWHNKNKMLRMYEGADGVKTGYTKKAFRCLVSSATRNGQQLAAVTLNDGNDWNDHARMLDFGFEYFPLVEVAKQEQPVQNTDVVTGRGFWYPLAKSEQGSLTKKLILHENRGQSETEGKEQSTDPSFGLAGRIDMQLDGKLVGSIPVYRKGSYIPPEPKTEDATLGGVGDVSSWAAAWRAVLSHLLSP
- the ytfJ gene encoding GerW family sporulation protein, whose translation is MSDHPIQGLMETAMENIKAMVDVNTIVGDAVETPDGTVILPISKVGFGFAAGGSDFRVNDEKNKETGSTTGAKTEHASVSSPFGGGSGGGVSIRPIAFLVVGKQGVHIVPLDNSTHLFEKLIDSTPYVLDRIQGMFQRNTTQTNTSDVPVTPDPSTYS
- a CDS encoding DUF2953 domain-containing protein, which translates into the protein MWVWLGGIGLLFALLIAAVLISNVHVHFTFSKHKSDDYANINVRLLYGIVRINYEIPSIVFRNMKEGFLVKTEQSMNHSRGEVQGSERVNKRKVKKWAKDVKIMLRATDALKLWLKQTLTRVHMTQLSWSTHIGVSDAAYTAVLTGWVWGIKSIIIGFLTYQVKFEKTPMLEVIPVWSDEMEFRTELEFRLKIRITAIMVAGIRLLTRVLQVEGGWRMWFKLLREQRRKHKEKQKLEGAKP
- the scpB gene encoding SMC-Scp complex subunit ScpB; this encodes MDFPKLKSIIEGLLFLSGEEGLSIKQIAEIVDQRVELVTDAIEEMIHEFSQQGRGVQILKIAGVVQLGTLPEHAVYFEKLAYSPARTSLSQAALETLAIVAYRQPITRVEIEEIRGVKSERAIHTLVNKDLIIEVGRAEAIGRPILYGTTKSFLDYFGLASIKDLPEPGLFEDSENLEEETQLLFNKLDLQQLEPESADPADDLSHIDSEDDNMDSSL
- a CDS encoding segregation/condensation protein A, whose translation is MTVVTYKLETFEGPLDLLLHLIDKAEIHIQDIPISDITDQYMAYLHSMQELELDITSEFLVMAATLLSIKSKLLLPKPPVIEDFEDYDFMEEEDYDPRAELIARLIEYRKYKGIARHLHEREWERSLIFSKEPEDLRPYMPVEAQSNPVEGLHTSDLIAAFQKALRKAEKRTTVTRIKRDEISVKDRIRDVIGALESMGPGGRLLFSKLMDEHIYRHEIVVTFLAVLELMKMKQIVCYQERMFEDIVMEWRGETKNHGFSEIEIDY
- the ribE gene encoding 6,7-dimethyl-8-ribityllumazine synthase; this encodes MAQFFEGHLVSEGLRYGVVVGRFNEFITSKLLSAALDAFKRHGVKDEEVDVAWVPGAFEIPLIAQKMAESGKYDAVITLGTVIRGSTTHYDYVCNEMAKGVAAINLKTGVPTIFGLVTTENIEQAIERAGTKAGNKGWDAATAAIEMANLTKQLK